In Malus sylvestris chromosome 2, drMalSylv7.2, whole genome shotgun sequence, the genomic stretch ttAATCAACTGTAATTGTTTACCTATTTGAATTATGAAGAAAAATTTTAGGACTCTTAGCCTCAGAATGCAAGTGTGAACGGAAAGAATTCTATAACACAAAGATATATCTATTATCTGACAAAGCTTCCAGCAAAGCTTTATAAACTTAAAACggtgataataataataacgcAATCGCCACACCTCTTGCCTTCACCACACTTCTCAATTGTCCTCCAAAAATATCACTCAATTCTGAAGGAACAAAACTCTGTGTCCTGGTTACTGCAGATGTATTCTTCGGGCCAACTGTTTCCCATTCATCATCTTCTGGTGAAGATATAAGAGATGATTTGCGCCCGTTAATGCTTGGGGATTGTCCTTCAAGCTTAAGTAATTCATCATGCATCTGATCCATGATAAAGCTAAGGAACTCCTGAGCATCCTCTTGTCTGAAAAACACCAACAGTTTCAAAAGGAAActtaaaacaaatcaaaagtgGAATATATACATAATGGACACAGAAACATATGCCAGGCAGAAAATATTGACCAAGATCAGACACAAACCTTGGCCTGCCAGAGATGCTAGGCAGAACATCTGGAGTGAAATTTTTAAGAACGCCTTCAAACATGGCAGGGCTAAAAGGCCTACCAGTCTCGAGAACACTTACATCTCTGTCCTTCGAACTTGAACCACTAGGCATGTCAAATTCAGACACGAACTCTGCAAATGCACTCAATGTCGGATAGCCAACCTAACAAACTCAAGTTTAAATGTCCAACATATCAGTCAAAGTGATAAGCCAGAAAGGGAACAAGGGTTAGGCAAGGTAGCTACTCATTTCTGAGATCCGTATTATTCAGTGCACATAAATTTTGTCAGTGTTATAGAAATTCTCCTCAAACCAAAAACGCAAATAATTGAACAAACAGATCATCTAAAAAATGAGGAAGGAACCTTAGGTACTTCAAGAGTTCTCAATTCCTGCAGAAGCTGAACAAAAGGAGAGCAGGATAGAAGAGCCTGCAGGGTTGCATTTAGAAAGCACAGATTTCCTGAATTGATTAGACCACGAGGCAATAAGCTTTTAGAAACTGTAACAGGCGCATTTGAAGTCTTCTGTAGTTCCCCCTTAATCTTAGAAACAGACAAGTCATCAACACTGCCATTCTGCTCTCTATTCTGCAATTCCAGACTTGAAAATTGATTGGAGAGACCACCTTCCTCCTTGGATAAAGGCAAAGAAGTTAAGTTAACATTATCAGTTGTCACCTCTTTAACACCATTACTATGGGCAGAACAATTAACATAATTATCGGTACATCCATTCTCTGCCGGAGTTGCTGACGATGCAGGTAAATTACCATCTACTGCTTTTACAGCCTTAACTTCATCCTGCTTAAGTGAACTTAACGGCTGAAGTTTGGTGGGCGCCTTCAAAGAACTTTTCTGTCCGCTTGATTCGCCATTAAATTGAACCGAAGATTTTGCAGAAACAAAATTTATAGACCCAAACTGCAATACATTCTTCTCCACAGGCTTCTCAGCCTTGACAGGTGATTGCTTTACCAGCAACGACCTGGTCTCGTCTTCAGAGAATGACCCAAACACTAGTAACTGCAAACAAGGAATAACAAAATTCAGCAGGTTTTAGAGCATATGAAAGAGTAAATCGTATtcaaaatcacattttaaccTAGCAGTAAATCAGTACAACCTCTCGGGCTACCAGATGCTAACACAGAAATGATCAAAACAACTTTACTTCTGCATTATTACTCAAAACCAAACTCAGAGTCCAGTGAGATACAACAGCTTTTTTCGAAACGGAGTCGCCATTGCCATCACaataaattctcaaaattcatatgcatttcattatTACACTTAGGTAAAAAAACACCCAAAAAGTTCACATTCATGAACAAACTAACCATACCAATAAAAGTTCCATCAAAGCATGAAGTAATTCACAGCTACAATACCCAAATTTTCGATCTGCCTAACTACTAAACTTCACAAAACCAGTAAAAAGTCATCGAAATTATCCACCTCGAACGAAAATCACAACGAAAATACAAACTTGCCAAATGTGAAAGAGAGAAAACCCACCTTAGAATCACTCATTTCGTGCGCAGAACCGAATTGGAAACCCCAGAAACGCCCAAAGAAAAGCAGGAAATTTGTGTACGAGAAGATTGAGAGCGAGGAACAAGTATGCCGAAAACGTCAGAACCGGAAccaagaattagggttttgtgaggCCCTGAACGAGCAGAGGAGAAGAGAAGGACGTCGACTGAAGACATGAAATGAGAGGGAAATGGAGATTGGTGAAGGGAGAGAGCATTTAACGAAGAAACCCTCTTCAAGAACCTGCTCAACAAACCCTAACATCGACTGCAGAGAGGAAGGGATAGAGAGAGATGCTTGGGTTTAGAGGAGGAATTGGAGCGTTGTTTGTTTTGCTGTGAAACTTAGCAAaggatttattatttaaaaaaaagttatcattaTTTATATTATGATATTTAGTGTAtctaattatatttttgttattttgaaaaTTGTCTCCAGAACTTGTTGGGCGGCGGCAGGCTGCCTATTTCCGCTTGTGCCTGATTTTATGAGAAACATTTTTATTGATGAGGCCTTTTGTTAGAAGGGAAATCAAGATTTTCACACAccgtttttagtttttacatatcttattcatttttgtttatttatttttgttgttttatttaatttaatgacTATAAATTAATAAGGGCATGTAAGAGAaggtgtcacatcccgacctgggTTTCACCACATCCCATATTGTCCATTTTGGGCCATGATCacaccctcatggttttgtttctgagaaaaCATGCtagcagaacttcccagtgggtcacccatcttgggaatgtTTTAGCCTctttctcacttaacttcggagttcctacgaaacccgaaaccagtgagctcccaaatgGCCTTGTGCTAAAggaggtgagcatgtacatataaggcacatcacccccctctccgttggtcgatgtgggatgttacaatacaCCCTccttaagggcccgacgtcctcgtcgacacactcGCACCACACAGCAgagtggctttgataccaaattgtcatattCCGACCCAAGTTCCACCACATCCCTGAttcgactccgtcgtagcacgatattgtttgctttgggccctgaccacgccctcatggttttatttttgggaactcactcgAGCAGAACTTTCTAgcgggtcacccatcctgagaaTGCTCCGGcccctttctcgcttaacttcggagttcctacggaacccgaatccagtgagctcccaaaatgtctGGTGCTAAAGaaggtgagcatgtacatataaggcacatcacatTCTCTCCGTTGGTCAATGTGGGGTGTTACAGAAGGATAAGAGTGTGTAtaaatgacacaccccaacccggaatgtccacctggactccgaatcgagctgtgttgatCGACACCAAGagagtgacgaagccataaagtgtagtgatgtgaaaaatgtgaataaatttaaacttaaaagtgcctaaatataagaatGCGTTTGTGAGCGGAAACGAACTCATTTTACATATGATGTCAGAGcaaaagtaaaatacagtaAAGTAGGATGAAAATTATACtatcgaaggtaatctccaatgcCAATATTTGCCAAAAATCCTCGTCGACATAAAAGCACAACACTAAAACATGGAGTGACGAAAAACAAGGGTaggtgggcctaaaaataaagctttgttaaaaaaaccttttcgaaaacataataacctcttaccgtaaaacaagtatagtttctaaaatatacatactacatatagtaagaaaatacttactGTAGCCTAcaatatctcaagaattcagTATGGCATAATATTTCATAAGTAGACACATGACATCCGTAATCACACAATCTTgcataagcaaacatatcatatcgagtgctcatcgacacatgctaacacacgagttcatgcagagatattctgacatacacaggactgggtgtaacaaTGATATACGATATAGTACTACAATTACGTGAAGACTGGTGCTACGCGCAGTACATacaagtcctaattgcctatagcaatctaggacaggactgACACCTACAATGGATTCAAAGTGAGTATACGGCGAAATGTGCACATACAGGTGAAATACTGGCCCTGGCCCGGGCGAGTAATAACACCAGTACAGCAAACGATGAACagataacataaatatagtcatgccatagtgattcaataattctagtcaacataacCTTCATCATACTCGTAAATTTAATTAAGGCATCCCATAATAGTATGCATACCAGTGCAtcccacatgattaagaataaTTTCGTAAATTCCGTCATTTTGCTAATTCTTATAAACATTAGTTTGATCTAGGTATGCGTAGGAAATTCTTTTTcaatgtataaatggaaactaaataaatatatactatTTAAAAGCAAAAACCCACTCATAGTTACTTACAATGTCACATCCATTTAAGTTAGAAAGCTGGACTCTCCGATGGTAATTGCACttaagcataatattgggacccattagtaaactccattaagacaattaaatttgggaaaacagagtGCAGTTTTGGAATCAGGGCATCGAAATACGCTAAGGAGCGTTTCGAGCAATTTTCATCAAATCactcttttaaattttataaaatcataaaattaggGATGAGTTGTCACAATATATCACATCCCctgttagaattttttttagtaaacaTGTTGAAATTTATACTACTTATTGAGGGTTTGTTTGATAATTGCTTAATtttcacttttaaaaaaaaaactaaatatctTTTGAAAAActgaattgttattagcatttcaaaaatctcatttttcactcttgtattttttttttttataaatatagaaagtttggaatgcCAAACGTGAATTTTGAAGTatcaataacaattctcttgaaaaatatttttaatatttaatttaaaaataaaaataaaaatataaaatgcaagctactttttttttaattttgaatttgaattttaactTTTTCAATTGGACTTTTCTTTGTATatgtgttttttaattttattttataaactgaattgttattgacattttaaaaatctcatttctcACCCTTGTattgttttttaataaatatagaaagtttggaatgACAAATGCGAattttgaagtgtcaataacaattctcttgaaaaatatttttaatttttaatttaaaaaaaatgcaagctacttttttttttttttgaatttcaattttaactttttcaATTGGACTTTTCTTTGTATAtgtgttttttatattttattttataagagTTTTTATGTTGTTTATGCGTATGGAAAGTCCCAATAAATTTGTTAATTCAAGTAATGTTGGTGAGCTTTTCAAAGTACTTGCAAACTTCCATTCATCGTTGAGTCCAAACAACAATTATTGAAGACAATGCCGCTTATGAATCTTTTGGTAAGTGTTTATGTGTGATTAAAAGCAAGGTATGAAAAAGTAATCAATAaatcaaaaattttaaaataaaaagtaaaatgcaAAAGAGCATTGGACACTTAGCAAGGAGCATTGCACACATAGCATATAGCAAGATGCTAATTTAGAATACAAATGTAAATTAAATCTAATATCATGAAGTGTCTATATATTTGATAacaattaattgattaaatgatttttattttaattgaattatacaaatatgtttttttatatAGTAATTTATAATATGACAGATTGCGATcataaacacaaaattttctaaaacgacttagaaaacaccTCTCAAGTAAAAGGAATACCACGAATTGCACAAGAGGACTACAGTAAGAGTAGTGCTATCcatacatttatttttatatttcacACATACCTTTCAATTTCTAATCGTTGAATTTTTAAATGAGTTAgaaaaaatagataaaaattaataaaaatgcttAAAAGGTAAAAAACAGGTACGTAAATAACATTACCCTTCAGTAAAGCTTGGAACGGACAGAGTAAAGAAAGACCATCCCCGACCCTCACAACTGACATAAACGACCATgaccaaccaccaccaccacctacaTGCCCCCCTCCGCTCAGCGCCagcatcctcctcctcctcccctcAAACCTTCACATCgaagctcctcctcctcctcactctcctccCGCTCTCTCTTGCTGCCTTAGCTTTCATCCTGCAATGGCGTGGCGGCATTCCCGACCCCACCACTCGCTGGTCTCCTCCCGGTTCCCACCACCTCTTCCCTGGCATGGACGCCTCTCCTCTTTCCTCCGCCGTCGTCCACTCCTCGTCCTCCGATTGCCTCAATCTTGGCCGTTCAGCATCGCCTTCGATTCCCTACTATCAGAATTGGAAGTTTGATTCTGTATCCAATTTACGACCAAAggtatgattttttttcttgctttcATGGATTTAAGGTTGATCTGGTTCTGGGTTGTGCTTGTTGTAGATTTGGGTTTAGTGGGTTTTTACTGCtgtatttgaaaatttgaaatttctcAGTGGTCGTGTGGATCTGTATCTGGATTTCCCATTTGTGGATTGAAGTTTATGGCTTTGAGGCTGTTTATACATGTACTGTGCACTCCATATCAAATGCTGTGCATTTTTGCTTACAAATCTGTAACGAATCTCGAAATTTAGTTAAACTCGTCTATAGGGAATTAATGgtgtggtgagcaaaaatgccgTCTCATTGATCTGTGTAATGTGAACCAACTTCATCCTGCTTCTGGCAATATCCAACCTTGCTTTCCTAATAGACTTGTTAATGCAATACACTATGCAATATGCTTTATACTTGGGAAGGAGCAATCTTCTGCTACGAATTATAAGTATTAAACCCATGGAATCCCTGCTCTAGATCAAACATTGACAATGGCAACTCAAGTGATTCTGCACAGCTACATGAGTGTTATGTATGGTCTAGTGTTTATGCATGAGGGGCTTGGTTGTCCAATAGATAAACATAATACGATTGT encodes the following:
- the LOC126610730 gene encoding ubiquitin carboxyl-terminal hydrolase 24-like, which codes for MSDSKLLVFGSFSEDETRSLLVKQSPVKAEKPVEKNVLQFGSINFVSAKSSVQFNGESSGQKSSLKAPTKLQPLSSLKQDEVKAVKAVDGNLPASSATPAENGCTDNYVNCSAHSNGVKEVTTDNVNLTSLPLSKEEGGLSNQFSSLELQNREQNGSVDDLSVSKIKGELQKTSNAPVTVSKSLLPRGLINSGNLCFLNATLQALLSCSPFVQLLQELRTLEVPKVGYPTLSAFAEFVSEFDMPSGSSSKDRDVSVLETGRPFSPAMFEGVLKNFTPDVLPSISGRPRQEDAQEFLSFIMDQMHDELLKLEGQSPSINGRKSSLISSPEDDEWETVGPKNTSAVTRTQSFVPSELSDIFGGQLRSVVKARGNKASATVQPYLLLHLDIYPDAVRTIEDALKLYSAPETLEGYRTSAAGKAGIVTASKSIKIKTLSKIMILHLMRFGYGSQGSTKLHKPVNFPLELVLGRELLVSPNTEGRKYKLVATITHHGREPSKGHYTTDALYSNGQWLRFDDASVTAIGTGKVLHNQAYVLIYKQV